From Deltaproteobacteria bacterium, one genomic window encodes:
- a CDS encoding response regulator, translating to MKKRTVLIVDDEPGILRSLALYLKDEFRVLKAASGLEAWQVIQRLHIDWLVTDLKMPGMGGLELLEKVRGSGYKMKVILSSGYVNDVEDKVCLLKIDHCLQKPYSPITLVEILRSC from the coding sequence ATGAAAAAAAGAACTGTACTTATTGTCGATGATGAACCTGGAATTCTCCGTTCTCTGGCTTTGTACCTTAAAGATGAATTTCGTGTATTAAAGGCTGCATCAGGCCTTGAAGCCTGGCAGGTTATTCAGCGGCTGCACATAGATTGGCTTGTAACGGATTTAAAAATGCCCGGTATGGGAGGCCTGGAATTATTGGAAAAGGTGAGAGGCAGCGGTTACAAAATGAAAGTTATTTTGTCATCAGGTTATGTCAATGATGTTGAAGACAAGGTCTGTCTTCTGAAGATTGATCATTGTCTTCAAAAACCTTATTCACCCATTACGCTTGTAGAAATACTGAGGTCCTGCTGA
- a CDS encoding response regulator produces the protein MEKETILIVEDDERFRKMLSFLFIAKGFNVKTACDGMDAWDYLAENRPSLIILDLVMPGMDGFSLYKRIKEQDRLNMMPVIILTGLSMQEIIGKFESVDLKRYLRKPFRTADIMTMTADVLNNQGEKRSLQRLHPGQGT, from the coding sequence ATGGAAAAGGAAACGATTCTAATCGTAGAGGATGATGAAAGGTTTAGGAAAATGCTTTCCTTTTTATTTATTGCCAAAGGTTTCAATGTCAAGACCGCCTGTGATGGTATGGATGCCTGGGATTATCTTGCAGAGAATAGGCCTTCATTAATTATTCTTGATCTCGTTATGCCCGGAATGGATGGATTTTCACTCTATAAAAGAATCAAGGAGCAGGACAGGTTAAATATGATGCCCGTGATCATTTTAACGGGGCTTTCAATGCAGGAGATTATTGGAAAATTTGAGTCTGTTGATTTAAAGCGCTACTTGAGAAAGCCTTTCAGGACGGCTGACATTATGACAATGACGGCCGACGTCCTCAACAATCAGGGGGAGAAGCGGTCACTGCAAAGGTTGCATCCAGGCCAGGGAACATAA
- a CDS encoding response regulator has translation MKCLAIDDSSTVRLALKLVLESQGYKMDMAVDGEDAMRKIRVSSDFDLIITDINMPNMDGLAFIKEIRTFSNYSSTPILVVSTETKPEKMEEGKKAGASGWIAKPFKPNELISILKSIKEKVSSQVA, from the coding sequence ATGAAATGTTTGGCCATAGATGATTCAAGCACTGTTCGATTAGCTCTCAAACTTGTCCTGGAAAGTCAGGGTTATAAGATGGACATGGCCGTTGATGGTGAAGATGCTATGAGAAAAATCAGGGTGTCAAGTGATTTTGATCTGATTATTACCGACATTAATATGCCTAATATGGATGGTCTTGCTTTTATTAAAGAAATCAGAACGTTTTCCAATTACAGTTCGACTCCCATACTTGTTGTAAGCACTGAAACAAAACCCGAAAAGATGGAGGAAGGGAAAAAGGCAGGTGCAAGCGGCTGGATTGCAAAACCTTTTAAACCTAATGAACTGATAAGCATATTAAAGAGTATAAAAGAAAAAGTCTCTTCTCAGGTCGCCTGA
- a CDS encoding DUF2784 domain-containing protein, translated as MNYTLLADIVLLIHFLFILFIIFGGLLTFKWKKAACFHLPLLLWGILIEYFHWICPLTPLENRLRAMAGETGYNRSFIEHYLLPVIYPGELTREIQLLLGTALLLVNISIYFLIWLKWNKNKRRRLGVDS; from the coding sequence ATGAATTATACGCTTCTTGCCGACATTGTCCTCCTTATCCACTTCCTTTTCATACTCTTCATCATATTCGGCGGTCTTTTGACATTTAAATGGAAAAAGGCCGCCTGCTTTCATCTTCCTCTTCTGCTGTGGGGGATACTGATAGAATATTTCCATTGGATCTGTCCCCTTACCCCCCTTGAAAACAGGTTAAGAGCAATGGCAGGGGAAACGGGATATAATAGAAGTTTTATTGAACATTACCTCCTGCCTGTCATCTATCCCGGTGAGCTTACCAGGGAAATTCAGCTACTGCTCGGCACAGCGCTGCTTCTCGTAAATATCTCTATTTACTTCCTCATCTGGCTAAAGTGGAATAAAAATAAGCGGCGCCGGCTGGGGGTGGATTCATGA
- a CDS encoding SagB/ThcOx family dehydrogenase, translated as MSILKKTASACIILLALTGSLMAKNKTIPESIKLPPPILNGKFSLEKTLQKRRSVREYSGKKLRLAQVSQLLWAAQGITSSDGMRTAPSAGALYPMEIYLLAGYVENLPQGIYRYRPEEHDMQTVAEGDFRDKLAEAALGQECIKEGAAVIIITAVYERTTVKYRDRGIRYVHMEVGHIAQNIYLQARSLDLGTVFVGAFYDRGVKKVLNIHEEPLGIMPVGTMGKEK; from the coding sequence ATGAGCATACTGAAAAAAACTGCTTCAGCTTGTATTATATTATTGGCCCTGACAGGTTCGCTTATGGCAAAAAACAAAACAATACCGGAATCCATTAAGCTGCCTCCACCAATTTTAAATGGCAAGTTTTCACTTGAAAAAACACTTCAAAAAAGAAGATCTGTAAGGGAATATTCCGGCAAAAAGTTAAGACTTGCCCAAGTGTCTCAACTGCTCTGGGCTGCTCAGGGAATAACGTCTTCCGACGGTATGAGAACGGCCCCTTCGGCGGGCGCCCTTTACCCTATGGAAATCTACCTCCTTGCAGGCTACGTGGAAAACCTCCCCCAGGGCATTTACCGATACAGACCTGAGGAGCATGATATGCAGACAGTTGCAGAAGGGGACTTTAGAGATAAGCTGGCAGAAGCAGCGCTCGGGCAGGAGTGCATCAAAGAGGGCGCTGCCGTCATCATCATAACAGCTGTATATGAGCGAACGACCGTAAAATACAGGGACAGAGGCATTCGCTATGTTCACATGGAAGTGGGCCATATTGCTCAAAACATCTATTTACAGGCCCGCTCACTTGATCTCGGCACCGTATTTGTCGGCGCTTTTTACGATAGGGGGGTAAAGAAAGTTCTCAATATACATGAAGAACCGCTGGGCATCATGCCTGTCGGAACAATGGGGAAAGAAAAATAA
- a CDS encoding Glu/Leu/Phe/Val dehydrogenase yields the protein MDDTFKYADQLGPLKIMHVHEPKIGLKGILVVDNVAAGPSIGGLRMATDVSLDECFRLARAMTMKNAAAGLAHGGGKSVLFGDPYMPLDQKEELIRCFAAALKGEEHYIFGPDMGTDEVCMAWIKDEIGRSVGLPAEVGGIPLDVIGATGFGISVVADIAIKYCDFDMKGARIVVQGFGSVGKHGARFLTEKGAVLVGAADSRGSVYNPDGLDVEALMNLKKEGKTVADYKEGKKGDREDVIAMECDIWIPAARPDVIHDDNADRLKTKLIISGANIPVTHSAEKALHERGILCVPDFIANAGGVICAAVEYHEGNETIAFQTIEEKIHTNTKEVLERMDKERILPRQAAVELATERVKNAMTYKRWNVF from the coding sequence ATGGACGATACCTTTAAATACGCCGATCAATTGGGACCGCTTAAAATTATGCATGTTCATGAACCGAAAATAGGTCTTAAGGGGATTCTTGTTGTCGACAATGTGGCTGCCGGCCCATCCATAGGGGGGCTGAGAATGGCGACGGATGTAAGCCTCGATGAGTGTTTCAGGTTGGCGCGGGCTATGACGATGAAGAATGCAGCCGCCGGCCTGGCACATGGTGGAGGCAAGTCGGTTCTCTTCGGTGACCCCTATATGCCGCTTGATCAAAAAGAAGAACTCATCAGATGCTTTGCCGCAGCGCTTAAAGGGGAAGAGCATTACATTTTCGGTCCCGATATGGGTACCGACGAAGTCTGCATGGCCTGGATAAAAGATGAAATAGGGCGCTCTGTCGGCCTTCCGGCTGAAGTGGGAGGCATTCCTCTCGATGTGATAGGCGCTACCGGTTTCGGCATCAGTGTTGTCGCAGACATTGCCATAAAATACTGTGATTTTGATATGAAGGGCGCCCGCATCGTCGTTCAGGGTTTTGGATCAGTCGGTAAGCATGGAGCAAGGTTTTTAACGGAAAAAGGGGCTGTCCTTGTCGGCGCTGCCGACAGCAGAGGCTCCGTCTATAACCCTGATGGTTTGGATGTAGAGGCGCTTATGAACCTTAAGAAGGAAGGGAAAACCGTCGCTGATTATAAAGAAGGTAAAAAAGGGGACAGGGAGGACGTTATTGCTATGGAGTGCGACATATGGATACCTGCAGCCCGGCCCGATGTTATTCATGATGACAATGCAGATCGACTCAAAACAAAGCTAATTATTTCCGGCGCAAACATCCCTGTCACCCATTCAGCGGAAAAGGCTCTCCATGAAAGAGGCATATTGTGTGTTCCCGACTTTATTGCCAATGCCGGGGGCGTCATCTGCGCTGCCGTCGAATATCACGAGGGTAATGAAACCATTGCTTTTCAAACCATTGAAGAAAAGATACATACCAATACGAAAGAAGTGCTTGAAAGGATGGATAAGGAGAGAATTCTTCCCAGGCAGGCGGCAGTTGAACTGGCTACAGAAAGGGTGAAAAATGCCATGACTTATAAGCGGTGGAATGTTTTTTGA
- a CDS encoding 2-oxoacid:acceptor oxidoreductase family protein, producing MYRIRFHGRGGQGMKTASRILGAAFFLEGYQVQDAPRYGAERRGAPIFAYVRAATETIHERGIIAVPDLVIVADDSLVAIPAAAVLQGVGKETVLLIYSEESPETWKERLNIDCMLLTLPPFDVTESFDIRFIGAACAGASARLTGIISPECLKSAIEEELHLQGKEIIKINCQRAMASYEEMAEHDGSVEEKQHVRADDYVPPDWIDIPFEAARISAPAIFGSATSELIKTGLWRTLKPVIDYHACNHCWWLCSAFCPDGAINVGEDGRPEIDYEHCKGCLICMIQCPPHAIRAEAEHEGKGR from the coding sequence ATGTATCGTATCCGCTTTCATGGCCGTGGTGGGCAGGGTATGAAAACGGCAAGCCGCATTCTCGGCGCTGCTTTTTTTCTGGAAGGGTATCAGGTTCAGGATGCGCCGCGATATGGAGCAGAAAGACGCGGCGCTCCCATCTTTGCCTATGTGCGGGCCGCAACAGAGACTATCCACGAAAGGGGAATTATCGCAGTTCCTGATCTTGTCATTGTTGCTGATGATTCCCTTGTTGCTATTCCTGCGGCGGCTGTATTGCAGGGTGTCGGCAAAGAAACAGTTCTTCTCATCTACAGTGAAGAATCACCGGAAACTTGGAAAGAGCGCCTGAATATTGACTGCATGCTGCTTACATTACCCCCCTTTGACGTTACCGAATCCTTTGATATCCGGTTTATAGGCGCTGCATGTGCCGGCGCTTCAGCGCGGTTGACCGGTATTATCTCGCCGGAATGTCTTAAATCAGCCATCGAAGAAGAACTGCATTTGCAGGGTAAGGAAATCATAAAGATTAATTGTCAACGGGCCATGGCGTCTTATGAAGAAATGGCGGAGCATGACGGAAGTGTAGAGGAAAAACAGCACGTCAGGGCAGACGATTACGTCCCTCCCGACTGGATCGATATTCCTTTTGAAGCAGCCAGAATTTCAGCTCCTGCCATTTTCGGTTCAGCTACAAGTGAACTTATCAAGACAGGTCTCTGGCGAACGCTTAAACCGGTTATAGACTACCATGCCTGCAACCATTGCTGGTGGCTGTGCAGCGCCTTTTGTCCTGACGGCGCGATTAATGTGGGTGAAGATGGAAGACCTGAAATTGATTATGAACATTGCAAGGGTTGCCTCATTTGCATGATCCAGTGTCCACCCCACGCTATCAGGGCAGAAGCGGAGCATGAAGGGAAAGGGAGGTAA
- a CDS encoding pyruvate synthase, with protein MIKKLLTGNGAAAWGARLAGADYIPAFPITPQTEIIETLAAWIDGGDFKSKLVTLESEHSMITAAGSAAATGVRVFTATSSQGLLYGMEMLYTVAGWRAPFVMVNVSRGLSAPITLEPDHNDILAARDSGFLQIHCATCQEVLDAVLIAYRLAEDEKVRLPVIVNLDGFYLSFTREPVEIPHKEEVARFLPSYDPENIRFRASTPVSQAVAVLGGGPYSYFRYETHLASLNALTVFDKISEEFNEYFGRTYDAVESYKADDAGIVFLMIGAFATKAKDAVDRLREAGQKVGLIRPRLIRPFPVESLIRHLRGKRGVALIDQNLSVGNGGILYSEIAAALYGVKDAPLIASFIGGLGGRDISREEFFEITGVVNEAVEKGEAPSPRLLYRECELKELRKLQTLAHVERQGREGEG; from the coding sequence ATGATAAAGAAACTGCTCACAGGAAACGGAGCCGCCGCCTGGGGCGCCAGGCTGGCCGGGGCCGACTACATTCCGGCCTTTCCCATTACGCCGCAAACGGAAATTATCGAAACGCTCGCCGCCTGGATCGATGGCGGCGACTTTAAAAGCAAGCTGGTAACGCTTGAGTCGGAGCATTCCATGATAACAGCGGCAGGTTCTGCCGCAGCGACAGGGGTACGTGTCTTTACGGCCACCTCAAGTCAGGGACTTCTTTACGGCATGGAGATGTTATATACGGTGGCAGGCTGGCGGGCGCCTTTTGTCATGGTCAATGTTTCCCGTGGCCTCTCGGCTCCTATTACGCTCGAACCGGATCATAATGATATTCTGGCTGCACGTGATTCCGGTTTTCTCCAGATCCACTGCGCAACCTGCCAGGAGGTGCTTGATGCCGTCCTTATTGCCTATCGCCTGGCGGAAGATGAGAAAGTAAGGCTTCCCGTCATTGTTAACCTGGACGGTTTTTACCTCTCCTTTACACGCGAGCCTGTAGAGATACCCCATAAAGAGGAGGTGGCAAGGTTTTTGCCCTCTTATGACCCTGAAAATATACGCTTTCGCGCAAGTACACCGGTAAGTCAGGCCGTGGCCGTTCTTGGCGGCGGCCCTTATTCCTATTTTCGATATGAAACGCACCTTGCTTCACTTAATGCGCTTACTGTTTTTGATAAAATATCAGAAGAGTTTAATGAATATTTTGGCCGCACATACGATGCTGTTGAATCCTATAAAGCTGATGATGCCGGAATTGTCTTCCTTATGATAGGCGCCTTTGCCACCAAGGCGAAAGATGCTGTTGACAGGCTCCGCGAGGCGGGACAAAAAGTGGGACTCATCCGGCCACGGCTGATTCGCCCCTTTCCCGTGGAAAGTTTGATAAGGCATTTAAGGGGGAAAAGAGGGGTAGCCCTTATCGACCAGAATCTTTCTGTGGGAAATGGCGGTATCCTTTATTCTGAAATTGCCGCTGCGCTTTATGGCGTGAAAGATGCGCCTCTTATTGCAAGTTTTATAGGGGGGCTTGGCGGGCGGGACATTAGCCGGGAAGAGTTTTTTGAGATAACCGGGGTAGTCAATGAGGCCGTTGAAAAAGGAGAAGCGCCGTCACCGCGGCTGCTTTACAGGGAGTGTGAACTTAAAGAGCTGAGAAAGCTTCAAACACTGGCTCATGTGGAAAGGCAGGGGAGGGAAGGGGAAGGCTAG
- a CDS encoding thiamine pyrophosphate-dependent enzyme produces the protein MTEPKIRKISDLPSSHLLGTGTAMCSGCGGLEAVHQIYDILGEKTVFINAAGCMTLLSVYPFTPFRGSWLYTAMASAPAGAQGVRDALDILIAKGLPEEEDLQVVVLTGDGSAYGMGLSATSAAMERNLDFIYLCYDNEGYGNTGQQYSASTPHGAKTSTSKGPSGFRGYKKDLFSIWAAHKPSYLATVTGAEPLDLARKIERAKEMKGPRMIIALSPCPTGWDYDPSQSVEVGKLAVKTGVWPLKEYADGKVIHTKTPKERLPVEAYLEKQGRFAHLFEPKRNEELIGEIQRGIDEYWDGE, from the coding sequence ATGACGGAACCGAAAATAAGAAAAATAAGTGATCTTCCCTCAAGCCACCTGCTGGGCACAGGTACAGCCATGTGTTCCGGTTGTGGAGGACTTGAGGCAGTTCACCAGATCTACGATATACTGGGTGAAAAAACGGTTTTTATCAATGCCGCAGGCTGTATGACGCTCCTTTCTGTTTATCCCTTTACCCCCTTTCGAGGTTCATGGCTTTATACGGCCATGGCTTCCGCGCCGGCAGGGGCGCAGGGGGTAAGAGACGCACTCGACATTCTTATAGCGAAAGGATTGCCTGAAGAGGAGGACCTTCAGGTTGTGGTTCTCACCGGTGACGGTTCAGCCTATGGTATGGGCCTTTCAGCCACATCGGCAGCTATGGAGCGTAACCTCGATTTTATCTACCTCTGTTACGATAACGAGGGCTACGGCAATACGGGGCAGCAGTATTCAGCCTCTACTCCCCACGGCGCAAAGACCTCTACCAGCAAAGGCCCTTCCGGTTTCAGGGGCTACAAAAAGGACCTCTTTTCCATCTGGGCGGCCCACAAGCCCTCCTACCTTGCCACCGTGACAGGCGCTGAACCGCTCGACCTTGCCAGAAAGATAGAGAGGGCAAAAGAGATGAAGGGCCCCCGCATGATCATTGCCCTTTCCCCCTGCCCCACAGGTTGGGACTACGATCCGAGCCAATCCGTAGAAGTGGGAAAATTGGCCGTAAAAACCGGTGTCTGGCCCCTCAAGGAATATGCAGACGGCAAGGTAATTCATACAAAAACCCCGAAGGAAAGGCTCCCCGTTGAAGCCTATCTCGAAAAACAGGGCCGCTTCGCTCACCTCTTTGAGCCGAAGCGGAATGAGGAATTGATCGGTGAGATTCAGAGGGGGATCGATGAATATTGGGATGGGGAGTGA
- a CDS encoding AMP-binding protein: MKKINKSYFHRGAQFPLLGATIPEHFLSVADSFPDGEALVSLPQGRRLTYKRLAAAIDELARGLIGLGFKKGDPIGIWATDNIEWLLLQMATARIGVILVNINPAYKSSELAYALRRSEVQGLFLIPSFKNSDYVKMVLELVPEVERSAPHELRSMEFPNLRRLVLYDAASPMETVRPQAGFTLWQEVIHASKAVSTDELDLITSRLDRDDPVNIQYTSGTTGFPKAVVLSHHNILNNAWFCAKALHFTETDRLCVPVPFYHCFGMVLANLLCLSVGACIVIPAEHFDPLKVMEAVEKEKCTALHGVPTMFIAQLEHARFNNFDHSTLRTGIMAGAPCPPPLMTQVMEDMKCREILIGYGQTEASPITHLTLIDDSMERRTETVGKNLPHQEVKIINHDTGETVPLGETGEVCFRGYHVMQGYYGDEEATHKAIDRHGWLHSGDLGAMDEEGYVKITGRLKEMIIRGGENIYPREIEEFLFTHPKIAQVAVFGIPHDYYGEEIMAWIELHSGESATEGEIKAFCKDNIAHYKVPGHIRFVKEFPMTVTGKLQKFRMREITIGEMKKGK, from the coding sequence ATGAAAAAAATAAACAAAAGCTATTTCCATAGAGGCGCTCAATTTCCTCTCCTGGGAGCGACCATTCCTGAACATTTCTTGTCTGTTGCCGACAGCTTTCCTGACGGTGAAGCCCTTGTTTCCCTCCCCCAGGGGAGGCGGCTCACATATAAAAGACTTGCCGCAGCAATAGATGAACTGGCCCGGGGGCTTATAGGCCTCGGTTTCAAAAAGGGAGACCCTATCGGTATCTGGGCGACGGACAATATTGAATGGCTCCTTCTCCAGATGGCAACGGCCCGCATCGGTGTCATTCTCGTTAATATTAATCCTGCTTATAAATCATCTGAGTTGGCCTATGCGCTGAGGCGATCTGAAGTGCAGGGTTTATTCCTTATCCCTTCTTTTAAAAACAGTGATTATGTGAAGATGGTCCTTGAACTGGTTCCGGAAGTCGAAAGGAGCGCCCCCCATGAATTGAGGTCAATGGAATTTCCCAATTTAAGGCGCCTTGTACTCTACGATGCGGCATCTCCCATGGAAACGGTAAGGCCACAGGCAGGTTTTACCCTCTGGCAAGAGGTTATTCATGCGTCAAAAGCTGTTTCAACTGACGAGCTTGATCTTATTACCTCCCGTCTCGACAGGGACGATCCTGTTAATATCCAGTATACTTCGGGAACAACGGGTTTTCCCAAGGCTGTAGTTCTTAGCCATCACAATATTCTCAATAATGCCTGGTTTTGCGCCAAAGCCCTTCATTTTACGGAGACCGACCGGCTTTGCGTCCCTGTTCCCTTTTATCACTGCTTCGGTATGGTGCTGGCCAACCTGCTCTGCCTTTCCGTCGGCGCCTGTATCGTCATACCTGCCGAACACTTCGATCCCCTCAAGGTAATGGAGGCTGTGGAAAAGGAAAAATGCACCGCCCTTCACGGCGTTCCCACCATGTTTATTGCCCAGCTCGAACATGCCCGGTTCAATAATTTCGATCACTCAACACTCAGAACAGGGATCATGGCAGGCGCCCCCTGTCCGCCGCCGCTCATGACGCAAGTCATGGAAGATATGAAGTGCCGCGAAATTCTCATCGGTTACGGCCAGACGGAGGCCTCGCCGATCACCCATTTGACGCTTATCGACGATAGTATGGAGCGGCGCACAGAGACGGTGGGAAAGAACCTCCCCCACCAGGAGGTTAAGATTATCAACCATGATACGGGTGAAACAGTCCCGCTCGGTGAAACAGGTGAAGTCTGTTTCCGGGGCTATCACGTCATGCAGGGTTATTATGGTGATGAAGAAGCGACGCACAAGGCCATCGACAGGCATGGCTGGCTCCATTCGGGTGATCTTGGCGCCATGGATGAAGAGGGTTATGTAAAGATTACAGGGCGGCTCAAAGAGATGATTATCAGGGGAGGAGAAAATATTTATCCCCGGGAGATTGAAGAATTTTTATTTACTCACCCCAAAATTGCCCAGGTGGCTGTTTTCGGCATTCCTCATGATTATTATGGTGAAGAGATCATGGCCTGGATAGAGCTTCACAGCGGTGAAAGCGCTACGGAAGGGGAAATAAAAGCTTTCTGTAAGGATAACATTGCCCACTATAAGGTTCCCGGACATATTCGCTTTGTCAAGGAATTCCCCATGACGGTAACAGGAAAGCTTCAAAAGTTCAGGATGCGTGAAATTACTATTGGAGAGATGAAAAAAGGTAAGTAA
- a CDS encoding cytochrome c family protein codes for MMIKKEVVLMPVLFFFLYPLQSFGGSPAYVGNKGCSCHKVEMTDWELSAHGRAFDTLKKGRKEREKIRAKLDPEKDYTKDRKCLKCHTTGYRKNGGFVDLKSTPLMAGVGCESCHGPGSEYRTLHEDNPARIDRNKEKAYGAVYGSEDAAVCTYCHNENSGHFDRHSGKKYEFDWKKALKNKRSYHRKKVFNKPNFF; via the coding sequence ATGATGATAAAGAAGGAAGTTGTCCTCATGCCGGTTTTGTTTTTTTTCCTCTACCCGCTTCAATCCTTTGGAGGGTCACCGGCATATGTAGGGAACAAGGGGTGCAGCTGCCACAAGGTAGAGATGACGGACTGGGAATTAAGCGCCCATGGCAGGGCCTTTGATACCTTGAAAAAGGGCAGAAAAGAGAGAGAAAAAATAAGGGCAAAGCTCGACCCTGAAAAAGATTACACAAAGGATAGAAAATGCCTTAAGTGCCATACGACGGGCTACAGAAAAAATGGCGGTTTTGTGGACCTTAAATCGACACCTCTCATGGCTGGTGTTGGTTGTGAATCATGTCACGGGCCCGGGAGCGAGTATCGCACATTGCATGAGGATAATCCCGCCAGAATAGATCGTAATAAAGAAAAGGCCTATGGCGCCGTTTATGGTTCGGAAGATGCAGCCGTATGCACCTATTGCCATAATGAAAATAGCGGACATTTTGACAGGCATTCCGGGAAAAAATATGAATTTGACTGGAAAAAAGCCTTGAAGAATAAAAGAAGTTACCACCGTAAGAAGGTATTTAATAAACCCAATTTTTTCTAG